A single region of the Epinephelus fuscoguttatus linkage group LG14, E.fuscoguttatus.final_Chr_v1 genome encodes:
- the klhdc2 gene encoding kelch domain-containing protein 2 produces MAERMAEMEEDMGDVPAREDDNDSDRDENDRLFAWMVNDDMDEDEEDEEEEVEDEQPLDTEASESFELDTPAERSGHIAVVDRNIMYVWGGYKNAQNHGFDLYLPRNEIWTYNMESGVWAKHVAGGNLHTSMSGSCGVCVDGVLYLFGGHHARGNTNRIYRLPLRAPTLVWEEMRDLKGLPPSCKDKLGCWVQKNRLIFFGGYGYAAQGHHQGTFEYDESSSLVWDSPGRGWNNHIHILDLETSTWSQPNTKGNTPSPRAAHACATVGNRGYVFGGRYRNYRLNDLYYIDLDTWEWHEMSVPQHGPVGRSWHSFTPVSQDHIFLFGGFTTERETLSDAWLYYVSKNEWKPFKHSHTESPRLWHTACSGPDGEVFVFGGCANNLLSQHRAAHSNELLIFNVQPKSLVRFCMEAVLQHRERLSSYWDCLPKHLLHSLKLRMAHVNTLGS; encoded by the exons ATGGCAGAGAGAATGGCAGAGATGGAGGAAGACATGGGGGATGTGCCAGCCAGAGAGGATGACAACGACTCTGACAGGGATGAAAATGACAGACTGTTTGCTTGGATGGTGAATGACGACATGGATGAGGacgaggaagatgaggaggaggaggtggaggatgaaCAGCCCTTGGACACTGAGGCGTCTGAGTCGTTTGAGCTGGATACCCCAGCTGAGCGCAGTGGTCATATAGCAGTGGTGGACAGAAATATTATGTATGTGTGGGGTGGATACAAG AATGCTCAAAACCACGGATTCGACTTGTACCTGCCGAGAAATGAGATCTGGACGTACAACATGGAGTCAGGAGTTTG GGCAAAGCACGTAGCCGGTGGCAACCTGCACACGTCCATGTCAGGCAGCTGTGGGGTGTGTGTTGATGGAGTACTCTACTTATTTGGAGGTCATCACGCCAGGGGGAACACAAACAGG ATCTACCGCCTGCCACTGAGAGCTCCCACCCTTGTTTGGGAGGAAATGAGGGACCTTAAAGGACTCCCGCCATCCTGCAAGGACAAGCTCGGGTGCTGGGTTCAGAAGAACAG ACTTATATTCTTTGGGGGTTACGGCTATGCTGCGCAAGGACATCATCAAGGGACGTTTGAATATGATGAATCATCTTCACTTGTG tgggaCAGCCCTGGGCGAGGCTGGAACAATCACATCCATATCTTGGACCTAGAGACGTCTACATGGAGCCAGCCCAACACCAAG GGAAACACCCCATCACCCAGAGCAGCTCATGCTTGTGCCACAGTTGGTAACAGAGGCTACGTCTTCGGAGGACGATACAGG AACTACAGACTAAATGACCTGTACTACATTGACTTGGACACGTGGGAGTGGCATGAAAT GAGCGTTCCCCAGCACGGTCCCGTGGGCCGTTCTTGGCATTCCTTCACTCCTGTGTCACAAGACCACATCTTCTTATTTGGAGGATtcaccacagagagagagacgctGA gTGATGCTTGGCTGTACTACGTGAGCAAAAATGAATGGAAGCCTttcaaacacagtcacacagagagTCCGAG GCTGTGGCACACAGCGTGCTCCGGTCCTGACGGGGAGGTGTTTGTATTTGGAGGGTGTGCCAACAACCTGTTGTCTCAACACAGAGCT GCTCACAGCAACGAGTTATTGATTTTCAACGTTCAGCCCAAATCACTAGTCAG ATTCTGTATGGAGGCCGTCCTGCAGCACAGGGAGCGTTTGTCCAGTTACTGGGACTGCTTGCCAAAACACCTTCTGCACAGCCTCAAACTGAGAATGGCACATGTCAACACACTGGGCTCCTAG